ACGTCCCGCCGGGGATGGCGCACACGGCCGCGGGGACCATCACCGCGTTCATCATCATCACCTTCCTGCACATCGTGCTTGGAGAGCTGGCCCCCAAGTCGGTCGCCCTCGTCATGCCCGAGAAGATCAGCGGCTGCGTCGCGCTCCCGCTGATGGCGTTCTCGCGCCTGATGTCGCCCTTCATCTGGTTGCTGAACGGGACGGCCAACGCGCTGCTGCGCCTCATTGGCATCCGTCCGCTGTCGGAGGCGCTGCACGCGCACACGCCCGACGAATTGCGCCTCCTCGTCATGCAGGCGCGCGGCGCCGGGACGCTCAACGAGACCGACTCGGCGATGCTCGCCGGGATCTTCGACTTCGCGGCCAAGCGCGTGCACGACGTCATGCGCCCGCGCACGGAGATCGTCGCCCTCCCCATCGACGCCACCGAGGGGGAGGTGCGCGTCGTGGTGAAGCGCGAGCGCTACTCGCGCTATCCCGTGTACGACGAGTCGCTCGACGACATCGTCGGCGTATTCCTCTCCAAGGATCTCTGGCTCCGCGACGAGTCGCGCCCCTTCGTGCTGCGCGAACTCCTGCGGGAGCCGCTCCTCGTCCCGGCGTCGCGATCGGCGGAGCGCGTCCTCGACGATCTGCGCCGCACGCGCGCCCAGATGGCCGTCGTCCTCGACGAGTTCGGGGGGACGGCCGGGATCGTGACGATGGAGGATCTGATCGAGGAAGTGGTGGGCGACATCGCCGACGAGTACGACATGGCGTCGCGCGACGTGGTCGAGGTGGATGGCGTCCTCGAACTCTCGGGCGCGCTGTCGCTGGTCGACATCCGCTCCGACCATCGTCTCCCCATCCCCGACGGCGAGTGGACCACGCTGGGGGGTTACGTCTTCGCGCGGCTGGGGCGCATTCCGGCGCTAGGCGACCGGGCCCAGTATCCCGGCGGCGAGCTGGAGGTCATCGCCATGGACAAACGACGCGTAGCTGCTGTGCGCGTGCACCGCACGCCCGCCGTGCGTTAGGAGCGACACATGCCTCCTCGTCCCGCAGCCGAACGCGCAGCGCGTAGCGACGACGACGCGCCAGACCGCGACCTGGTCGTCGACGCCGGGCACGTCATTCCGCGGCGCGAACTCAGCGCTCGCGCCTCGCGAGCCGGCGGTGCTGGGGGGCAGCACGTCAACACCTCGTCGACGCGCGTGGAGGTGCTGTGGAACCCGGCCACCTCGCGCGCGCTGACCGATGACGAACGCGCGCGGGTGGTCGAGAAGCTCGGCGCGCGCCTCGACGCCGAGGGGCGCGTACGCGTGGTCGCCAGCGACACGCGGAGCCAGCGCCAGAACCGCGAACTCGCCGAGACTCGGCTCGCCGAACTCGTCAGGCGGGCGTTGCACGTGCCGCGCAAGCGCAAGGCGACGCGCCCCACGCGTGCCTCGCAGGAGCGCCGGCTGGACGAGAAGCGGCGCTCGTCGGAGAAGAAGAGCGCTCGGCGGTCGAAAGACTGGGAGTAGGCGTCCGCGAGGCCGCCACCCCGACTGGCGTCCGCGACGGGGCGTGATTACCATGTAATCACGGAGGTGACCCATGAAGACGCGGATCGTGCGCATCGGCAATTCCCAGGGCGTTCGGCTCCCTCGTCCGCTGCTCGAGACCGCCGGCCTGGGCGAAGACGTCGTGCTGCGCGCTGCGCCCGGTCGGATTGTGATCGAAGCCGCGCGCGCTCCGCGCTCCGGCTGGGCCGACGCCGCCAAGGCCATGCACGCGGCCGTCGACGACGTCTTGCTCGACGCCCCCAACGCGACTCGCTTTGACCGCGAGGAGTGGGAATGGCGTTAACGCCGCGCCGGGGCGACGTCCTCCTGGTCGCACTCGATCCGACCCGAGGGAGTGAGATCCAGAAGACGCGCCCCTGTGTTGTCGTGTCGCCCGACGAACTCAACGGCACCTGCGCACGCTCATCGTCGCCCCGATGACCACATCCGGACAGGCCTATCCGTGGCGGGTCGCCTGCCGCTTTCAGCGGAAGGACGGTTTCATCGCGCTCGACCAGTTGCGGACGATCGATCGCGAGCGTGTGACCCGAAAGCTCGGGCGCCTAGCCGCTCCCGCTCTCGGAGCGATGCTGGCGCTGCTGCAGGAACTCTTCGCGCCGTAGTCACGCGCCGGTGCAAGCCGACATGCATGGGAGCAGTCGTCTCCGAGAGGGACGTCGCGCTGATCCAGGCATTCGTCTGCCGCGAGCATCCATCGCCCCTCAGCGCACCACCCTGTAGCTTCGCTCGCATGACGACCTACTGCGACGTGGCGCGCGGCCACGAGTTCCACGGTCCCTATCACGACCGCGAGTACGGCTTCCCCATCACCGACGACAACCGCCTCTTCGAACGCCTGATGCTCGAGGTCAACCAGGCGGGATTGTCGTGGCTGACGATCCTCAAGAAGCGCCAGCACTTCACGCGCGCCTACCACGATTTCGAGATCGACCGCGTTGCGCGCTACACCGCGCGAGATGAGACGCGCCTCCTGGCCGACGCCGGGATCATCCGCAACCGGCTCAAGGTGAAGGCGGCGATCGAGAATGCGCGTCGCATCCAGGCGCTGCAGCAATCACACGGCTCGTTCGTTGCCTGGCTCGATGCGCATCACCCGCTGGAGCGCGCCGAGTGGCAGAAGCTGTTCAAGAAGACCTTCGTCTTCACCGGGGGCGAGATCGTGCACGAGTTCCTGCTCAGCACGGGCTACCTTCCGGGAGCACACGCCCCCACGTGCCCCATCCACGCCAAGGTCCTGAAGAAGCGCCCGCCGTGGTCGCGTACCAGTGCCAGCGCTACAGCTCGTCGTTAGGCCCGGCGTCCGTGTGTGCGGCGTGCGATTCGGGACCGCCGCGATCGACGTGCGCTTCCCGCGCATCCCGCGCATCCCGCGCATCACGCGCATCACGCGCATCACGCGCGTGCACCTCGAGATGGTCGACGAGCGTCCCGGTGGTCTGACGCAGGAGTTGCGACACCGCTTCGGCCACCATGAGCGTGAACTTGAGCGCGATGTCCGGGCGCGCCTCGCACATCTCGTCGAAGTCGTCGCGCGAGAGCACGAGGATGTCGGTCTGCTCGGTGGCGACCGCGGTCGCCGAGCGCGCCGCGCCGTCGATCAACGACATCTCGCCGACCATCTTCCCTTCGGTGAGGTGCGCGACGGTGCGCAGCTTCTGCGACGAGTCCCCCTTCCGGATCTCGAGCGCTCCCGCGGTGATGATCGCGGCAAAGGCGTCGTGGTCCCCTTCCTTGAAGAGAACGGTCCCGGCCGGGAGCCGGAAGTACTCGAGGTAGAGCCCGATCCCTTCCTCTTCCTTCCACGACAAGCGGTGCGCCCACCGCGTCGCGTCGAGGCGCTCGGCGCGCTCGCGGGGCGTGGACGAGAGCAACAGGGCGCCGCGGTGCTGCAGCGTCTGTCGCGCAGGCGGTTTCGGCGGAACGATGCTGATCCGGCTCATCGCGTCTGAGTATCGGCCGCTCGGCCGCCGGCGTTAACGCACGGCGCGGGGGGTGGTGGGATGGGGGGGACCGGTCGCCCGGGGAGGCGCCGGTGCCCCGCCAGGGGCGAATCGCCCTACTTCACCCTGGCCACCAGCCCCGCCAGTTCGCGCAGCGCCGCCGCCGACGCCAGCCGCACCTGCGACGTGGGGGCGTAGTCGGCGCCGTCAACCGTATCGAGGAGCTGCGCCAGGCTCCCGCTCACGCGGGCGAGCGACGGGGCGCCGCGCGGCGCGAAGAAGCCCCCTCCGCTCCCGATCAACGTCCCCAGCTCCTGCACGCGCGCCGTGTTCCCCGCGGTGCGCGCCGCGTCTTGCAGCTGTCGAGCACGGGCCATGGCGTCGGCTGCCCGCCCAATCCCCGCGTGCAGCTCCATCGCCAGCGCGTGCTGCGCCACGATCCCCGCCGCCGGCGTCTTCACGCGCGGGTCCATGCGCACCACCAGCGGCTGCGTGAGTGTTGTCCCATCGACCGTGAGCCGCACCGTGTAGCGCCCCGGCGCCACGAAGGGGCCCAACGGCTCCGGCACTCCCTGGCCCGGCACCGACGAGATGGGGAAGGAGAACGACTCCACCCTGGGACGCGGGTGGCGCAGGTCCCACACGAAGCGGTGCAACCCGGGCTCGGGGCTCAGCACCGGCGACGGACGGATCCACCAGTCCGGCCAGTGCCCCTCGGCGCGCGGGTCGGGATCGGCGTTCAGTCCCTTCTCGTAGCGCCGTACCACCGTGCCGGCGGCGTCGACGACTTCGAGCGATAGCGACGACGCCGCCCCCTTGAGCCAGTAGTGCAGCACGGCGCCATCGGGCGGGTTCACGGCGCGCGGCTCGTCAGGCGGGAGCGGAGTGTCGGTGTACATCGAGAAGCGCACGCGCGTCGCCTCGCCAGGCGCAAAGAGATGCGCCGCCTTCTGCGTGGGCCTGTCGGCCAGCTCGCGCAGCGGCGTGATGTCGTCGAGGATCCAGAAGCCGCGCCCGTGCGTTGCCACCACCAGGTCGTTGTCCTTGATGACGAGGTCGCGGATGGAGGTGGCCGGCATCTTCCCCTGCAGCGGCTCCCAGTGATCGCCGTCGTCGAACGAGACCCAGACCCTGGTCTCGCTCCCGGCAAAGAGCAGTCCTTTTCGCTTCGGGTCCTCGCGCACCGCGTTGATTGTCGCGCCGCTGTCGATCCCGTTCACGATGCGCGTCCAGCTCTTCCCGCCGTCGTGCGTGCGGAAGATGTGCGGCCGCAGGTCGTCGAGGCGCAGCGTGTTCACGGCCGCGTACGCCGTGAGCGTGTCGAAGTGCCCCGCATCCATCAGCGAGACCTTGGCCCACGGCACCAGCTCTGGCGGCGTGACATTCTTCCATGTGCGCCCGCCGTTCATCGTCACGTGAATGAGGCCGTCGTCCGACCCGGCCCAGATCACGTTCTCGCGACGGTAGCTCGGTGCAATCGTGTAGACCACGCCCGGATGCCGCATCGTCGCGCTGCGCTCCCCTGCGTACTTCCCCACGCTGGCCGGGACAATCGAGTCCTTGCGCGTGAGGTCGGGCGAGATTTCGCTCCAGCTGTTCCCGCCGTTGGTCGTTTGCCAGATGGTGTTGGCGCCGAAGTAGAGCTTGCGCGGGTTGGTCGGCGCAAACAGGATGGGCGCCGTACGCAGCATTCGGTAGTTGGGGTCGCGGAACGGCTTGGGGGCAACGTTCTGCGTCTGCCCGGTGCGATAGTCGAACCTGGTCACCTTCCCGCCGTACATGATGTTGGGGTCGAGCGGGTCGGGGGCGACGTAGCCGTATTCCTCCACGCCAACGGGGCGCCACTCGCGGAAGGTGAGCTGCCCGTCGTTGCCGCGGCTCTGCACGCACGCCGACCCCGACTCCTGCTGCCCGCCGCACACGCGATACGGGAAGGAGTTGTCGGTGGTGACATGGTAGAACTGCGCCGTGGGCTGGTTGTACCACGAACTCCAGCTCTCGCCGCCGTTCACCGTGATGATCGCCCCCTGGTCGGCGGCTATGAGGAGGATGTCGGGATTGTCCGGATTGATCCAGATACGATGGTAGTCATCGCCGCCAGGTGCACCGCGAATCATCTTCCAGTTCACGCCGGCGTCGGTCGACTTCCACACCACGATGCTGCCGCTGTACACGATGTCCGCATTCTTCGGGTCGACCTTCACCTCGGCGAAGTCGGAGCCGCGGTTGTGCACGCGTTCGTCCGTCGACGTCTTCATCCATGACGCACCCGCATCGTCGGACCGATAGATCCCGCTCCTGTCGCCGGCATCGACCGTGACGAAGAGACGGCTCGCGCGGCTCGGCGCGATCGCGATCCCGATGCGCCCCAACCCCTCGGCCGGCGTCGGGAGCCCGTTCATGATCTTCGTCCACGTGTCGCCGCCGTCCGTCGTCTTGAAGAGCCCCGACCCCGGCCCCTGCCACACCCCGTTCTCCCACGGCCCCTGTCGCGCCTCCCACAGCGCGGCATAGAGCGTGTTGGGATCGTCCGGCGACATCACCACGTCAATTGCGCCGGTGTTCTCGTCGGGGCCGAGGACCTTCTTGAACGTGCGAGCGCCATCGAGCGATCGATAGAGGCCGCGTTCCTCGTTAGGGCCGTACGGGTGACCGAGTACCGCGACGAAGAGGCGGTCCGGATTGCGCGGGTCGATCACGATCTGTGGGATCTGCTGACCGTTTCGCAGCCCCAGGTGCGTCCAGCTCTTCCCCGCGTCGGTGCTCTTGTAGATCCCGTCGCCGGTGGAGAGGTCGGGGCGTTGCAGCCCTTCGCCACTCCCGATGTAGATGATGTTCGGATCGCTCGGCGCCACCGCCAGCGCGCCGATCGAGCCGCTCGGCTGTCCGTCGAAGATCGGGTTCCAGGTGCGCCCGTAGTCTGTCGTGCGCCAGGCCCCGCCGTTCACCGCGGCGATGTAGAAGACGTTAGGCTGCTGCCGGACGCCAGTTGCCGCCTTCGTGCGCCCGGCGCGGAACGGACCGATGTGCCGCCACGCGAGTTCCCGGAACAGGGGCGACGTTGGCGCCTGCGCGCCCAGGCGCGAGGCCAACAGCGACGAGGGCGGCGATGCCGGCGCCAGCGAGATGGCGAGAGCACTCGCGGCGACGAGTCGGACAACCGGCGCTGCGGAGTGACGTCGGAGCGACGGACGCGTGAGGCGCGTGAGGCGCGTGGGGCGCGTGGGGCGCGTGGCGAGCGAGGA
This genomic stretch from Gemmatimonadaceae bacterium harbors:
- a CDS encoding cyclic nucleotide-binding domain-containing protein translates to MSRISIVPPKPPARQTLQHRGALLLSSTPRERAERLDATRWAHRLSWKEEEGIGLYLEYFRLPAGTVLFKEGDHDAFAAIITAGALEIRKGDSSQKLRTVAHLTEGKMVGEMSLIDGAARSATAVATEQTDILVLSRDDFDEMCEARPDIALKFTLMVAEAVSQLLRQTTGTLVDHLEVHARDARDARDARDARDAREAHVDRGGPESHAAHTDAGPNDEL
- a CDS encoding AbrB/MazE/SpoVT family DNA-binding domain-containing protein yields the protein MKTRIVRIGNSQGVRLPRPLLETAGLGEDVVLRAAPGRIVIEAARAPRSGWADAAKAMHAAVDDVLLDAPNATRFDREEWEWR
- a CDS encoding type II toxin-antitoxin system PemK/MazF family toxin; its protein translation is MTTSGQAYPWRVACRFQRKDGFIALDQLRTIDRERVTRKLGRLAAPALGAMLALLQELFAP
- the arfB gene encoding aminoacyl-tRNA hydrolase translates to MPPRPAAERAARSDDDAPDRDLVVDAGHVIPRRELSARASRAGGAGGQHVNTSSTRVEVLWNPATSRALTDDERARVVEKLGARLDAEGRVRVVASDTRSQRQNRELAETRLAELVRRALHVPRKRKATRPTRASQERRLDEKRRSSEKKSARRSKDWE
- a CDS encoding HlyC/CorC family transporter — encoded protein: MDTLSLSSLGGRLAAVFLLVLLNGFFVMAEFALVGARRSRLAAMAEAGDRGARRAQQAIADLDRYISGTQLGITLASLALGWIGEPALAVVVDRLLARFGIDVPPGMAHTAAGTITAFIIITFLHIVLGELAPKSVALVMPEKISGCVALPLMAFSRLMSPFIWLLNGTANALLRLIGIRPLSEALHAHTPDELRLLVMQARGAGTLNETDSAMLAGIFDFAAKRVHDVMRPRTEIVALPIDATEGEVRVVVKRERYSRYPVYDESLDDIVGVFLSKDLWLRDESRPFVLRELLREPLLVPASRSAERVLDDLRRTRAQMAVVLDEFGGTAGIVTMEDLIEEVVGDIADEYDMASRDVVEVDGVLELSGALSLVDIRSDHRLPIPDGEWTTLGGYVFARLGRIPALGDRAQYPGGELEVIAMDKRRVAAVRVHRTPAVR
- a CDS encoding DNA-3-methyladenine glycosylase I; protein product: MTTYCDVARGHEFHGPYHDREYGFPITDDNRLFERLMLEVNQAGLSWLTILKKRQHFTRAYHDFEIDRVARYTARDETRLLADAGIIRNRLKVKAAIENARRIQALQQSHGSFVAWLDAHHPLERAEWQKLFKKTFVFTGGEIVHEFLLSTGYLPGAHAPTCPIHAKVLKKRPPWSRTSASATARR
- a CDS encoding type II toxin-antitoxin system PemK/MazF family toxin, whose amino-acid sequence is MALTPRRGDVLLVALDPTRGSEIQKTRPCVVVSPDELNGTCARSSSPR